AGAGATCGACGAGCATGCCGGTCTGGTTTACGAGCAGAATCGATTCGTCACGGGCAGCCGGTGCGTCGATATTGCGCACGACGAGGCCCAGGTTGGCGGCCGTTCGATTCACGCGCAACGCCGCTTGTGCAGACGGATCATGCGGGACGACCATCAGCATGAGGTCGGGAAACGCGTGGCGCAAATCACGGAAGACCGCAAACAACAGCCGCTCATCGCGGTCGTGCGTGCTACCGGCGACCAGTACCATACGATCCCGGCAGGGATCGGTTACGGAAGCGGGTAACGAGACCGGTTGGCGGGCACGTTCCAGCACCCGATCGAACCGCGAATCGCCGGCTACGATGACTTTGACCGCGTCGCCGGCGATGCGTCGCGCACGCTCGGCATCTTCGGCGGACACGGTCAGGATTCCGGAGAGCGCCGCGTAGATCGTGCGATGGAAGCCGCGGGAGAGCGGCCAGCGTTTCATGGAACCGGGATGAAAATTTCCGTTGACGAGAAACGTGGGGATTTCACGGTCACGGGCTTGCCAGACCAGATTGGGCCAGACATCGTGCTTGGTAATCGCAATCAGGCGGGGGGCCAGGACATCGAGGTATTCCGCCACCTCGCGAACGGAATCGACCGGGCTGAAGTCGGAGAAGTGGAATCCGGCGAAGCCTGCGGCCGGTTTTCGGGCGGAAGGCGAGAAGTAGCTGACGGCGAGTTGAAAGCCGCTGTTTTCGAAGCGCGCGGCGAGCGGTTTGAGTGCCTCAAATTCGCCGGCGGAAGCGCAGTGAAAGAGCAGCAAGTCGCCGGATTGCCGCTGCCGAAATTCGCGGACGCGATCGAGCAGACCCTTGCGGCCTTCCAGCCCGGCGCGGATCTTCGGAGCGAAGGGTGCGAGCGCGTAAAATCCTCCCAGCAGGCCCGGGAGGATGAGATGTTGGTAAATGGTTTGAACCACGGAGTGTCTCAATGCGCCGACGTCGCAAACGGAGCCACGGAGCGCACGACGGCATCGGCGACGCGGTCGGCCTGCGTATCCAGCATACAACGGAAGTGACGTTTCGGACAGCTCGGACCGCCGAAGGCCGAACAGGGGCGGCAGGGCAAGGAGTTCTGAATCACTTCGGCGCGCGCGCGGTAGGGGAAGAAGCCGAACCAGTCCACGGTGGGTCCGAACAGCGCGACCACGGGGACGTCGAGACCGGTGGCAAGGTGCATCAGGCCGGAGTCATTGGAGACCACGCAGTCTGCGTTCTGCATCGTGGCCGCGACGCGTTTGAAGGGGACGCCCACACAGACTCGTGCATCCGGAATTTGAGTCGAGAGTTGTTGGATGGTCGCGCGTTCGGATTCAGAACCGATCAGCGTGACGGCGAAATTCAAGGAGCGCAATCTCCGTCCGAGTTCGATCCAACGCTCAGCGGGCCAGCGCTTGGTAAAGTGTTTGGCCCCGGGGCAGAGCACCACGGACTTGTCGGCGATGGGAGCCTCTCCCCCACCCAGCTGTCGCCGCAGTTCGAGCCCGCGGCCGTCATCCGTAATACCGAAGGTCTCGAGTGCACTCAGGTAGCGATCAGGCACCGGCAAGACACGCGAATAGAACACATGCTTGGTGCGGATCAAGAGCCAACGGTGGACGCGGAAGCGGCGCGCTTTGACCCAGATGGTGGGGAATGCAAGCAGCCGGAGGAACGCTGAGCGCAGGCTGTTCTGCAAGTCCACCAGGATTGCATATTGTCGGGAGATGTCCGCGCGGATGCGGAGCAGTTCGGCGAATCCGGCGCGGCGGTCGAAGGTGAGAATGCTATCCACTCCCGGAATCAACTCGGCGGCGTCGCGGAATTCTTCGGCCACCAGCAGGTCGATCCGCGCGTCCGGAAACCGACGATGGAGCGCGCGGATCGCGGGAGCGGTCAAAAGGATGTCGCCGAGCGAAGAGAAGCGCAGCACGAGGATCGCCTCGCGCGACTGTTCCTCATCAACGAGCAAGATCGAAACTGTTCGCGAGCGAACCGGACTTGATTTCGCTCAACTTACCGCCCGCGTTCTTGACGAGCACGGCGCCCCCGACCGCGGTCTTACCGTTGGCGTCACAACTGTCCACACTTCCGCTGACCATCAGGGCATAGGCCATGGCTTGCGCGGTAATCGCATCCGGCGACTGCACGATCGCGGCCGCGAGTCGATTCGCGGGCATGCCGGTGCGGGGATCGAGAATGCGGTGATACGCCTGGCCGCCGCTGGAGAAGGCGCCGTCGGATGCGCTCTTGACCGCCAATCCGCCGACGGGCGCGAAAACCGTGGCCCAGGACGAGTCGGCCTGGAGCGGATTTCGGATCTTGGCGGGGAAGCCCTTGGGGTCCGGCGGATCGCCGATGAACCGCCAGGTACTCGGAGTAGAAATGGCGGCACTGCGGATGCCGATTTCAGCAATGCGTTTTGCGGCCAGATCGAGCGCGTAACCGAGCGCGATTTCGCGGGCGTCGAAGCGCATGCCCGGTTTGGCCAGCAGGATTGACGTGCCTGCCACGAACATTCCGCCTTGGGCGACGTAGGATTGCAGACTGTCGAGTTCCGCTTTGGCGGGAACGCGGGGTTTAGTGTCGAAGCCCCACGCATCCAACATCGGTCCGTAGCGAATGTCGAACGCCTGACCGCCATAGTCGTAGAAGCGCATCGCCTTCATCAGGAAGTCGAAGGTCGCCGGATCGACGGGGATCGATTGTTCACCGGCCCCTTTGGAGATTCCGAGCACCTGATTGTCCGGACCGGGCTTAAAAGACTTTGCTTCAAACTGAGTCAGGACGGGATATACTTCGTCGTAAATCCGCTTGAGCATCTCCGGCTTCTGATTCGGATCAAACACGGTGATCGTGATCTTGGTGCCGAAGGCATCGCGGGTCTCGGACGGCCATTGGCTCTCCGCTTTCTTTCCTTTGCAGCCGGCCATGCCGAGCAGGGCCGCGCAGAGCGCGAGCGGTATCACGGAACGCAGAATGGAATTTGGTTTCATCGGAACGACCTTAACCTGTAATAAGGAATTGAAGATGAAGACGTGACGGCCCGGGAGACGGAGCCGGGTATCGGAAGTCGCGGAATCGGGATTTCGTGAGGTCACATGCGCTTACCCGCCGTAGCGATTCAGCGAAGCGCGCAACTATGCTTTGGGGATCAGGCGGACGAAGAAGCGTTTGCCGACCTTGAGAATCACCGGCGACGTGAGCTGAATCTTCTGGAGCGGGTCACTGACTTTGTGCTGATCGAGTTGCACGCCCCCGGCTTCGATCAAGCGCTTGGCTTCGGAGTTGGTCTTGGCACCGCCGGAGTCCACGATCAGCTTCGCGAGCAGTAAGTCGTCGTCGGCGGCGACGGTGAAGTCGGAGATTTCGTCCGGAATGTCCTTCTTGACGAAGAGCCGGTCGAACTCCTCCTCGGCGGTCATTGCCGCGGTGGTGCTGTGGTAGAGTTCGACCAGACGGCGCGCGAGCCGGCGTTTGGGGTCGCGGGGATTGACGCGACCGGATTCCATCCCGACCTGGATTTCACGGATTTCCCGCGGCAGCAGGCCGCTGGCGAGCGTGTAGTAGGCGATGATCATGTTGTCCGGGATGGACAGGGTCTTGCCGTAAATATTCTGGGGAGTCTCGTTGATGCCGATGTAGTTATTCAGGGACTTGGACATCTTCTCGACGCCATCGGTGCCCGGCAGGAGCGGCATCATCAGGCAGACCTGCGGCTCGATCCCATAGTGTTCTTGCAAGGTACGGCCCAGCAGCAAGTTGAATTTCTGATCCGTGCCGCCCAGTTCCACATCCGAGCGCAGCGCGACGGAATCGTAGCCTTGCAAGAGCGGATACATGAATTCGAGGATGCTAATCGGCTGATTAGCCTTGAAGCGCTTGGTAAAATCATCGCGCTCCAGCATGCGGGCGACGGTATAGTGCGAAGTGAGCGAGATCAGATCATAGGGAGTGAGCGTACCCAGCCACTCGGAATTGAACCGAACTTGTGTCTTAAGCGGGTCGAGGATCTTGAAGACCTGCTCGCGATAGGTCACGGCGTTACGCTCGACGTCTTCCGCGGTCATGGGCGGACGGGTCTTGGAGCGGCCGGTGGGATCGCCGACACGGCCGGTGAAATCGCCGATCAGGAACACGACCTGATGGCCGAGGTCCTGGAAGTGTTTCAGCTTGCGGAGTTGGACGGCGTGACCGATGTGCAGATCGGGAGCGGTGGGGTCGAAGCCCTCTTTGATGATCAAGGGCTTCGCGGATTTCAGTGAACGCTCAAGTTTGCGGGCGAGTTCTTCCTCAGAGATGATTTCTTCAGCTCCGAGGCGGATCAGGTCCATTTGTTCGTTCAGCGGCGGGAAATTCAAGGCACTATCTGCGATTCTTGAGTTCACGTTTCAATTCGCGGGCCATCATCGCCTTTTCTTTCTGCTCGCGCTTGTCATATTCTTTCTTGCCGCGCGCGACGGCGATCTCGGCCTTCAGGACCCGGCCCTTGAAGTAGA
The nucleotide sequence above comes from candidate division KSB1 bacterium. Encoded proteins:
- a CDS encoding tyrosine--tRNA ligase, with product MDLIRLGAEEIISEEELARKLERSLKSAKPLIIKEGFDPTAPDLHIGHAVQLRKLKHFQDLGHQVVFLIGDFTGRVGDPTGRSKTRPPMTAEDVERNAVTYREQVFKILDPLKTQVRFNSEWLGTLTPYDLISLTSHYTVARMLERDDFTKRFKANQPISILEFMYPLLQGYDSVALRSDVELGGTDQKFNLLLGRTLQEHYGIEPQVCLMMPLLPGTDGVEKMSKSLNNYIGINETPQNIYGKTLSIPDNMIIAYYTLASGLLPREIREIQVGMESGRVNPRDPKRRLARRLVELYHSTTAAMTAEEEFDRLFVKKDIPDEISDFTVAADDDLLLAKLIVDSGGAKTNSEAKRLIEAGGVQLDQHKVSDPLQKIQLTSPVILKVGKRFFVRLIPKA
- a CDS encoding FAD:protein FMN transferase — translated: MKPNSILRSVIPLALCAALLGMAGCKGKKAESQWPSETRDAFGTKITITVFDPNQKPEMLKRIYDEVYPVLTQFEAKSFKPGPDNQVLGISKGAGEQSIPVDPATFDFLMKAMRFYDYGGQAFDIRYGPMLDAWGFDTKPRVPAKAELDSLQSYVAQGGMFVAGTSILLAKPGMRFDAREIALGYALDLAAKRIAEIGIRSAAISTPSTWRFIGDPPDPKGFPAKIRNPLQADSSWATVFAPVGGLAVKSASDGAFSSGGQAYHRILDPRTGMPANRLAAAIVQSPDAITAQAMAYALMVSGSVDSCDANGKTAVGGAVLVKNAGGKLSEIKSGSLANSFDLAR
- a CDS encoding glycosyltransferase family 9 protein, producing MLVDEEQSREAILVLRFSSLGDILLTAPAIRALHRRFPDARIDLLVAEEFRDAAELIPGVDSILTFDRRAGFAELLRIRADISRQYAILVDLQNSLRSAFLRLLAFPTIWVKARRFRVHRWLLIRTKHVFYSRVLPVPDRYLSALETFGITDDGRGLELRRQLGGGEAPIADKSVVLCPGAKHFTKRWPAERWIELGRRLRSLNFAVTLIGSESERATIQQLSTQIPDARVCVGVPFKRVAATMQNADCVVSNDSGLMHLATGLDVPVVALFGPTVDWFGFFPYRARAEVIQNSLPCRPCSAFGGPSCPKRHFRCMLDTQADRVADAVVRSVAPFATSAH